CTAAAGCTGCTGCTTATTGGGCAACTGCAAACTATCGTGAAGCCTATTCTATTTTTACATGTTCCGGAATACTATTCAACCACGAATCTCCTCTACGTAAGTCAAGATTTGTTACTCAGAAAATTGTTAGAGCTGCATGTCGCATTGCACATGGTTCCGACGAACGTTTATATTTAGGCAATATTGATATTGTCAGAGACTGGGGATGGGCGCCCGAGTACGTTGAAGCGATGTATTTAATGCTTCAGCACAAATCGCCGGATGACTACATAATTGCAACGGGCAAGAGTTATTCGCTAACTGAATTCGTTGACTCTGCTTTTAAATACTTTAATTTGGATTGGCGCGATTATGTGAAACGGAAGGACACATTGTTAAGGCCTTCTGAAATTTTAAACAGCAGGTCCAACCCCAAAAAGGCCAGAGAAATACTTAAATGGCAGGCTAAATCCGACATGCACACCGTAGTCGCTATGATGATTGAGCAGAACTTGAAAACAGACTTTAAAAATTCTGATGCTTGATATCTTAATTGATTACCAAATATTTTCTCTTCAAGAGTTTGGCGGTATTTCACGATATTTCAGTGAAATCGCTTGGAGGATCGATCAACTGGAGTCTTGCCGGGTGACCTTATTTTGCCCGTTATATCGCAACAACTATTTAAAAAATAACTTTTCACGCTATAATGCCCGAGGCTTTTATATAAAAGACCTGCCGAGGACCGGCAGCATAATACGTATGCTCAATAAAGTGATTAACCATTTCTATGGAGCTGTAAAAAAATTCGATATAATTCATAAAACCTTCTTCTGGGACAAGAATCCAAAGGGCAGGGGAACCATTGTTACGGTCTATGACATGATCAATGAATTGTATCCGGAATTTTTCCCTGAAAATGATCCATTGCCAGCACTTAAAGCCGGATCTGTTCGAAATGCGGACGCAATCATATGTATTTCGCATAACACCAAACGGGACCTGCTGAACATTGTAGATATTGATCCGGAAAAAGTCTATGTAACCCAGCTGGGCTTCTCGACACTGCCGGAACCTGATAGTCGGCAAAATAAATCGTTATTTTCAAATTCATACTTGCTTTTTGTAGGAAAACGCAGCGGGCATAAA
This region of Thermodesulfobacteriota bacterium genomic DNA includes:
- a CDS encoding glycosyltransferase family 1 protein, which codes for MLDILIDYQIFSLQEFGGISRYFSEIAWRIDQLESCRVTLFCPLYRNNYLKNNFSRYNARGFYIKDLPRTGSIIRMLNKVINHFYGAVKKFDIIHKTFFWDKNPKGRGTIVTVYDMINELYPEFFPENDPLPALKAGSVRNADAIICISHNTKRDLLNIVDIDPEKVYVTQLGFSTLPEPDSRQNKSLFSNSYLLFVGKRSGHKNFSQMIKGFSSSERLCKDFQIVCFGDVVFSAEEKALLHSCGIKPNKIHHISGDDKLLSLAYRGAAAFVYPSIYEGFGIPPLEAMSCDCPVICSHAGSLPEVVGESAELFDPNDVDSIRCALENVLYSPDRSSELIKKGTRRYKQFTWERCARETSRVYSSI
- a CDS encoding GDP-mannose 4,6-dehydratase: MKALIFGISGQDGSYLAQLLLKNRYEVIGVSRDAQSKLFEGLNYLGIRQDILIRSAALNDFRSVLQVIDDIRPDEIYNLSGQSSVGLSFELPIETIESITLGTINILEAIRFLKRPVKIYNACSSECFGDVGDSVADEQTSFRPKSPYALAKAAAYWATANYREAYSIFTCSGILFNHESPLRKSRFVTQKIVRAACRIAHGSDERLYLGNIDIVRDWGWAPEYVEAMYLMLQHKSPDDYIIATGKSYSLTEFVDSAFKYFNLDWRDYVKRKDTLLRPSEILNSRSNPKKAREILKWQAKSDMHTVVAMMIEQNLKTDFKNSDA